One Chryseobacterium wanjuense genomic region harbors:
- a CDS encoding SusC/RagA family TonB-linked outer membrane protein, which yields MRKNAINLKKVGVIFFLMPGLIYSQNTKEKDTLKEQKIEDVVIVGYKTQKKSSLTAAVSVISDKKLKDTNTSDVSSMLQGKAAGAQIMQSGAPGSTATVKIRGTSTINGPTDALWVVDGVMMNGTPNLDPNQIESINILKDATSTALYGSRGANGIVQVFTKSGTSSGKGTLNVSMNTSFNTFTNGKFKLMDGEQFYDYFNSLQNVPATAPRGVRAPGYNWLKNGTQTGVAKNYTVDFRGGSQNSKTYISGNYYDETGTIKGFDYNRLSFRINHEQTVKPWLILKPKVSLSYTTGKDVRASLFEMYLNLPWDNPRDANGNYVNPNTSVWYGRDHRNYLYDQQWNYGKNNQLDLVGNMDAEIKITDYLKFITTNNVTYRNFDSMYYIDPRSISGESNKGELSETYLKDISKFFNQMLRFDKDFGVHNVNALAAYEYSDRFYKTSTAGVFGVVPGTDIFDTGASSGHKPSGTKFDRAYNALLFNAEYVYDKKYFVQGSLRSESSSAFGANHRSGLFYSYSAGWNVHKEKFFHVKQINEWKLRASSGLVGNTPAPNYGWQDLYALTQKYNGQIGATWSQLGNPDLTWESIVQNNIGTDIRAFDNRLTINIDYFNNKTKNLLALVTLPALTGVDRQYLNIGDVKNKGWEFNVNYAFIKTKDVTWDLGFNVSTYQNEVLSTRNNAIQYLNSNGAAIPGYDVTSFYMRKWMGVNPDNGAGLWEVVNADGSKSLTSDYNKASLQVVGNATPDYYGSFSTNLTIKNFYMNANVYFSQGGQIYNFYRSFFDSDGAYPYYNQMVLQNGWNRWEKPGDIATHPVALYDNNNLTNNTSSRYLEDASFVKLRSIRFGYNFPKSLIEKLNVNTASIFIMGENLFTITKFSGVDPEVGPPDSGTTYSGTAGGIYPIPRRFSLGFNFSF from the coding sequence ATGAGAAAAAATGCTATCAATTTAAAAAAAGTAGGCGTAATCTTTTTTTTAATGCCGGGATTGATTTATTCCCAAAACACAAAAGAAAAAGACACGCTGAAAGAACAAAAAATTGAAGATGTAGTCATTGTTGGATACAAAACACAAAAGAAATCCAGTCTTACAGCAGCCGTTTCGGTAATTTCGGACAAAAAGCTAAAAGATACCAACACTTCTGATGTATCCAGCATGCTACAAGGAAAGGCTGCCGGCGCCCAGATTATGCAAAGCGGAGCACCCGGCTCTACCGCCACCGTAAAAATCCGGGGAACTTCTACGATTAATGGCCCCACTGACGCACTTTGGGTAGTAGATGGCGTAATGATGAATGGAACTCCAAATTTAGATCCCAACCAAATAGAAAGCATTAATATTCTAAAAGATGCGACCTCAACGGCATTATACGGATCTAGAGGTGCAAACGGAATTGTACAGGTATTTACAAAATCCGGAACTTCTTCTGGAAAAGGAACTTTGAATGTATCTATGAATACATCTTTTAATACTTTCACCAATGGAAAGTTTAAACTGATGGATGGTGAGCAGTTTTATGATTATTTTAATTCTTTACAAAATGTCCCTGCTACTGCACCAAGAGGAGTAAGAGCTCCCGGATATAATTGGCTGAAAAACGGAACACAAACAGGAGTCGCCAAAAATTATACGGTAGACTTCAGAGGAGGTTCCCAGAATTCCAAAACTTATATTTCGGGAAATTATTATGACGAAACCGGAACGATAAAAGGATTTGATTACAACAGATTGTCTTTCAGAATTAATCATGAACAAACGGTAAAACCATGGTTGATCTTAAAACCAAAAGTAAGTTTGTCTTACACAACGGGCAAAGATGTAAGAGCATCTCTATTTGAAATGTATCTTAACTTACCTTGGGACAACCCGAGGGATGCCAACGGAAACTATGTAAATCCAAATACGTCCGTCTGGTATGGTAGAGATCATAGGAATTATCTCTACGATCAGCAATGGAATTACGGAAAGAATAATCAACTGGATTTGGTAGGAAATATGGATGCAGAAATCAAAATTACAGATTATCTGAAATTCATTACAACCAATAACGTTACTTATAGAAATTTCGACAGTATGTACTATATAGATCCCAGATCTATATCCGGTGAGAGCAACAAAGGAGAATTATCCGAAACTTATCTAAAAGACATCAGTAAGTTTTTTAATCAAATGTTGAGATTCGATAAAGATTTTGGCGTACATAATGTGAATGCACTTGCAGCATATGAATATTCTGACCGATTTTATAAGACATCTACAGCGGGTGTATTTGGTGTCGTGCCAGGAACTGATATTTTCGACACAGGCGCATCATCCGGACATAAACCATCAGGAACTAAATTTGACAGAGCATACAATGCACTTTTATTCAATGCCGAGTATGTATATGATAAAAAATATTTTGTTCAGGGGTCTTTACGCAGTGAGTCTTCTTCTGCATTTGGAGCGAATCACAGAAGCGGATTATTCTACTCTTACAGTGCAGGTTGGAATGTTCACAAAGAAAAATTCTTCCATGTAAAACAAATTAACGAATGGAAATTAAGGGCCAGTAGCGGGCTTGTCGGAAATACACCGGCTCCCAACTACGGATGGCAGGATCTTTATGCCTTGACTCAAAAATACAATGGCCAAATAGGTGCAACCTGGTCTCAGTTGGGAAATCCTGACCTTACGTGGGAATCCATTGTTCAAAATAATATCGGTACAGATATCAGGGCTTTTGATAACAGATTGACCATTAATATAGATTATTTCAACAACAAAACAAAAAATTTATTAGCCCTTGTTACACTTCCTGCATTAACAGGTGTCGACAGGCAATATCTGAACATAGGTGATGTGAAGAATAAAGGCTGGGAATTTAATGTGAATTATGCTTTCATAAAAACAAAAGATGTGACATGGGATCTTGGTTTCAATGTGAGTACCTACCAAAACGAAGTACTTTCTACCAGAAATAATGCAATACAATATTTAAACAGCAACGGAGCTGCAATTCCCGGATATGATGTAACTTCTTTCTATATGAGAAAATGGATGGGCGTAAATCCTGACAATGGTGCAGGTCTATGGGAAGTAGTAAATGCGGATGGAAGCAAAAGCCTGACATCTGACTATAACAAAGCAAGTTTGCAGGTGGTAGGAAATGCAACTCCTGACTATTACGGATCTTTTAGCACCAATCTTACCATCAAAAATTTTTATATGAACGCCAATGTCTACTTCTCACAAGGTGGACAAATCTATAACTTTTACAGATCATTTTTTGATTCTGATGGTGCATATCCCTACTACAACCAGATGGTATTACAAAATGGATGGAACCGATGGGAAAAACCAGGAGATATTGCTACCCATCCTGTGGCATTATATGATAATAATAATTTAACAAATAACACCTCATCCCGTTACCTAGAGGATGCTAGTTTTGTGAAGCTAAGATCCATTAGATTTGGGTATAATTTTCCGAAATCTTTAATAGAAAAATTGAACGTAAATACAGCCAGCATTTTCATTATGGGTGAAAATTTATTCACTATTACCAAATTTTCAGGGGTCGATCCTGAAGTTGGTCCACCAGATAGTGGAACTACATATTCCGGCACTGCGGGAGGAATTTATCCTATTCCTAGAAGATTTTCTTTAGGTTTTAACTTTTCTTTTTAA
- a CDS encoding OmpP1/FadL family transporter: MLKKSLVAMSISAAFFAQAQDVSVIRNTVDVYSGSPSVGSAKFNAMAGSNGALGGDANSLLTNPAGLGVAISGEVSGTLSIMSNKNTSSYAGASYGYNINKADLGNVGAVMTFQLMTESAWKFINIGVNYSNQSIENYIETPGNSNLIYDFDATNSASFGRHAYDRYGYLSKTSVGVGANYNNNLYIGAGLNFLNSSIDQSDTAIFNSLSTGGSEYFSKQNTPFYERGNGFSASLGVIGKLSPNFRLGAALETPMFWNIDRSYNFYNDPIYGDDIAVENRKFTSPLKATVSAAFIASKSFALNVDYSLGLTKPKYKEYGDAEAELNDFFKEDYKNLSELKIGAEYRIKQFRLRGGYAYTSSPFDALTVSRYTDSGDVTDQSYNNLILNDRNALSFGVGYDFKSFYIDASYQNISSKYSNPFLRGVVDPSNNIESGYYSPNYLISSDAFAVSDVKNVRNNFFLTFGWKF; the protein is encoded by the coding sequence ATGTTAAAAAAATCTTTAGTAGCAATGAGCATTTCTGCAGCATTTTTTGCGCAGGCTCAAGATGTTTCTGTGATAAGAAATACTGTAGATGTTTATTCCGGCTCGCCGAGTGTAGGTTCTGCTAAGTTTAATGCGATGGCAGGTTCTAATGGTGCTTTGGGAGGTGATGCGAATTCTTTACTTACTAACCCGGCTGGTTTAGGAGTAGCGATTTCAGGAGAGGTTTCGGGAACACTGTCCATTATGAGTAATAAGAATACATCTTCTTACGCAGGGGCATCTTACGGATACAACATTAATAAAGCTGACCTTGGAAACGTAGGAGCAGTGATGACGTTCCAGCTGATGACTGAAAGTGCCTGGAAGTTTATCAATATCGGGGTGAATTACTCCAACCAATCTATTGAAAACTATATTGAAACTCCGGGTAACAGCAACTTGATCTATGATTTTGACGCGACCAACAGTGCTTCTTTCGGAAGACACGCTTATGACAGATATGGATATTTATCAAAAACAAGCGTTGGGGTAGGTGCAAATTATAATAATAATCTATACATCGGTGCCGGATTGAATTTTTTAAATTCTTCGATCGATCAGTCTGATACAGCTATTTTCAACTCATTGTCTACTGGCGGTTCAGAATATTTCAGCAAGCAGAACACACCTTTCTATGAAAGAGGAAACGGTTTCTCTGCTTCATTGGGGGTAATCGGAAAACTAAGCCCGAATTTCAGATTAGGAGCAGCTTTAGAAACTCCGATGTTCTGGAATATCGACAGAAGCTATAACTTCTACAACGATCCTATTTATGGAGATGATATTGCCGTTGAAAACAGAAAATTCACTTCTCCGCTTAAGGCGACTGTGAGTGCTGCGTTCATTGCAAGTAAAAGTTTTGCTTTAAATGTTGACTATAGTCTTGGACTGACAAAACCAAAATATAAAGAATACGGCGATGCAGAAGCTGAACTGAACGATTTCTTTAAGGAAGATTATAAAAATTTATCAGAATTAAAAATCGGTGCAGAATATAGAATCAAGCAATTCAGATTGAGAGGAGGGTATGCTTATACATCAAGTCCTTTTGATGCTTTAACCGTGAGCAGATATACTGATAGCGGAGATGTGACGGATCAATCATATAACAACTTGATTCTGAACGATAGAAATGCTTTGTCATTCGGTGTCGGATATGATTTCAAATCTTTCTACATCGATGCTTCTTATCAGAATATAAGTTCAAAATACAGCAATCCGTTCTTAAGAGGGGTCGTAGATCCGTCTAACAATATAGAATCTGGTTATTATTCACCGAACTATCTGATCTCCAGCGATGCGTTCGCAGTATCAGATGTGAAGAATGTCAGAAATAACTTCTTTCTTACATTCGGATGGAAATTCTAA
- a CDS encoding RagB/SusD family nutrient uptake outer membrane protein, which yields MKKILISLIALSFVSCNTDLSPYDSKESDVILADATGLQTITIGNYALLKGDANAGGFFNNLYRFNEYSGDNVNISGVTSDNFFYYYNYRNIKNNVRTNITWNSGYKAIVGCNRAIAKFAEGTDATTDQLLGENYFLRAYVYFSLVNMFGRPYSQGTQNLGVPLKISDDINDIPPRATVGAVYDQIVSDLKKAELLMNIDKSNVYASKLAAEALLSRVYLYMENNDKAIEYADKVINSGKYMLLSKTDLPSYSTKVPESNTETIFAFKYNKDGDYADGWSTVGSMYANIQGVGWGEMYASSTYLDLINQHPEDARLKFIVPKYTTSQVPVVYWVQQETNSAGGANYNYKFQPTFIQGGNTYFTMNGVNYQVFTEVTPFKTNYYFNNSTGGKTYVYSDFDMDKRNGYPKFFVYKCSQQEGIAQLWSPVIVRLAEMYLNRAEAYAKKGNTTSALADVNVIRTRAGIPTYSSVPAGQTLLNVVLDERRLELAFEGQRKFDIFRNKLDMNRQYPGSHLNGSNPFYTVPYTSNRIVEYIPEQQIQIQPNLIQNPD from the coding sequence ATGAAAAAAATACTTATATCATTAATAGCTTTATCTTTCGTCTCATGCAACACAGATCTGTCTCCGTATGACTCTAAAGAATCAGACGTCATCTTGGCAGATGCTACAGGGCTGCAAACCATTACGATAGGAAACTACGCTCTTCTAAAAGGAGATGCCAATGCCGGAGGATTTTTTAATAATCTTTATAGATTTAATGAATACAGTGGTGATAATGTGAACATAAGTGGGGTAACATCAGATAATTTTTTCTATTATTATAATTATAGAAATATTAAAAATAATGTTCGTACCAACATAACTTGGAATTCCGGCTACAAGGCTATTGTAGGCTGCAACAGAGCGATCGCAAAATTTGCTGAAGGAACAGATGCAACAACAGACCAATTACTTGGAGAAAATTATTTTTTAAGAGCATATGTCTACTTTTCTTTAGTTAATATGTTTGGAAGGCCTTACAGTCAAGGAACTCAAAATCTGGGAGTTCCACTGAAAATATCTGATGATATAAATGACATCCCTCCAAGAGCAACTGTCGGCGCAGTATATGATCAAATAGTAAGCGATTTAAAAAAAGCAGAACTACTCATGAATATTGACAAATCCAATGTTTATGCATCCAAACTAGCTGCTGAAGCGCTACTTTCCAGAGTATATTTATATATGGAAAATAATGATAAAGCCATTGAATATGCTGATAAAGTGATCAATTCCGGAAAATATATGCTTTTATCCAAAACAGATCTACCCTCTTATTCCACCAAAGTACCTGAAAGCAATACGGAAACCATTTTTGCTTTTAAATATAATAAAGATGGCGATTATGCTGACGGTTGGTCTACTGTAGGATCCATGTACGCCAATATCCAAGGCGTTGGCTGGGGAGAAATGTATGCTTCATCCACTTATCTGGATCTTATCAACCAGCATCCGGAAGATGCAAGATTAAAATTTATTGTTCCTAAATATACCACTTCTCAAGTTCCGGTTGTTTATTGGGTACAACAAGAAACCAACTCCGCGGGAGGTGCAAACTACAACTACAAATTCCAGCCGACTTTTATCCAAGGAGGAAATACCTATTTCACAATGAATGGCGTGAATTATCAAGTTTTTACAGAAGTAACCCCTTTTAAAACAAATTATTATTTTAATAATTCAACAGGCGGAAAAACGTATGTCTATTCAGACTTTGATATGGATAAAAGAAATGGATATCCCAAATTTTTCGTCTATAAATGCTCTCAGCAAGAAGGTATCGCACAATTATGGTCTCCAGTGATTGTAAGACTGGCAGAAATGTATCTGAACAGAGCTGAAGCGTATGCTAAAAAAGGAAATACAACTTCTGCATTAGCTGATGTAAACGTAATAAGAACCAGAGCAGGAATTCCAACCTATTCGTCTGTTCCTGCGGGGCAAACTCTTCTCAATGTAGTTCTTGATGAAAGAAGATTGGAACTCGCTTTTGAAGGGCAAAGAAAATTTGATATATTCAGAAACAAATTGGATATGAACAGACAATATCCAGGTTCGCATCTCAATGGATCAAATCCTTTCTATACAGTACCTTATACTAGTAATAGAATTGTAGAATACATTCCGGAGCAGCAAATACAGATTCAGCCCAATCTTATTCAAAATCCTGATTAG